A DNA window from Undibacterium sp. YM2 contains the following coding sequences:
- a CDS encoding NAD(P)-dependent oxidoreductase yields MKIALIGGTGFVGTPVLAELLSRGHEVTLLVRNPSKVAAQAGLSVVKADVLDAAQVTQAVAGQDAVVSAYNPGWGEAQIHDLFLQGTQAIFTGIKQAGVKRLLVVGGAGSLFVAPGVQLVDTPEFPAEYKQGALAAREALNLIKKEDSLEWSFLSPPIGLAPGERSGQYRVGADNLLPGVADAPAGISVQDLAVAIVDELETPKHIQKRFTVAN; encoded by the coding sequence ATGAAAATCGCATTAATTGGCGGCACCGGTTTTGTAGGCACACCCGTTTTGGCAGAATTGCTGAGCCGTGGACATGAAGTCACCCTGCTGGTACGTAACCCATCCAAAGTAGCAGCGCAAGCCGGTCTTAGCGTGGTAAAGGCAGATGTACTCGATGCAGCACAGGTCACACAGGCGGTAGCCGGGCAAGATGCCGTGGTCAGCGCCTACAACCCTGGCTGGGGTGAAGCGCAAATCCATGATCTGTTCTTGCAGGGTACACAAGCCATCTTTACCGGCATCAAACAGGCTGGCGTCAAACGTTTGCTTGTGGTTGGTGGCGCAGGCAGCCTGTTCGTCGCACCTGGCGTGCAACTGGTGGATACACCTGAATTCCCGGCAGAATACAAACAAGGCGCACTGGCCGCACGAGAAGCCCTGAATCTCATCAAGAAAGAAGATTCACTGGAATGGAGCTTCCTGTCGCCACCGATAGGCCTGGCACCCGGCGAGCGTAGCGGCCAATACCGGGTAGGTGCAGACAATCTGCTGCCCGGCGTTGCTGATGCACCTGCGGGTATATCTGTACAGGATCTGGCTGTTGCTATCGTGGATGAACTGGAAACGCCGAAACACATTCAGAAGCGCTTCACCGTCGCCAATTAA
- a CDS encoding MFS transporter yields the protein MPNAISTTPASVSAKADENTQRKFLYAVTALGLGAFAIGTGEFAMMGLLPEVAKDLAVSIPEAGHVVSAYAFGVVIGAPLFAVLTAGWPRRTLLIALILLFAASNFAGTLTTDFLSLNIVRFIAGLPHGAYFGVATLVAANMVAPQKRATAVGLVILGLTSSTLLGVPAATWLGQTWGWQAAYVFVASLAVISSVAVYFAVPDVLAAKNANPGSELTALANKQVWLTLGIGAVGFGGMFAVFSYIKPILTEVTKLSADVIPLILSLFGVGMVVGSMLGARLADKNLLHAIAGLLLWNAVVLGGASIAMAYTISAIIWVFLLGTLVAIGPALQIRLMDVAGDAQTLAAALNHSAFNVANALGAWLGGVVITMGYGWTSTGWLGALLALGGLAVFGLSIRK from the coding sequence ATGCCCAATGCAATTTCGACTACACCAGCATCAGTGAGTGCCAAAGCTGATGAAAATACTCAGCGCAAATTTTTATATGCCGTCACTGCACTGGGTTTGGGTGCATTTGCGATAGGCACAGGTGAATTCGCCATGATGGGCTTGCTGCCTGAAGTAGCCAAAGACCTGGCGGTATCCATACCAGAGGCTGGCCACGTCGTCAGTGCCTATGCCTTTGGTGTGGTCATCGGTGCTCCCTTGTTTGCCGTGCTAACAGCCGGTTGGCCACGCAGGACTTTGTTGATCGCGCTCATATTGCTATTCGCTGCCAGCAATTTTGCAGGGACGCTGACTACCGATTTCCTCTCACTGAATATCGTTCGCTTTATTGCTGGCCTGCCGCACGGTGCCTACTTTGGTGTCGCCACGCTGGTCGCTGCCAATATGGTAGCACCACAAAAACGCGCCACGGCGGTCGGCTTGGTCATCCTGGGCCTGACCAGTTCCACCCTGCTTGGCGTACCAGCAGCAACCTGGCTGGGGCAGACTTGGGGCTGGCAGGCTGCTTATGTTTTTGTCGCCTCGCTGGCGGTAATCAGTAGTGTCGCAGTGTATTTCGCCGTACCAGATGTGCTAGCAGCAAAAAATGCAAATCCCGGAAGCGAGCTCACTGCGCTGGCCAACAAACAGGTCTGGTTGACGCTGGGCATAGGCGCGGTCGGATTTGGTGGCATGTTTGCCGTGTTCAGCTATATCAAACCCATACTTACGGAAGTAACGAAACTGTCTGCTGACGTCATCCCTTTGATACTGTCACTGTTTGGAGTAGGCATGGTGGTGGGCAGCATGCTGGGTGCGCGTCTGGCAGACAAAAATCTGTTGCATGCCATTGCTGGCCTGTTGCTGTGGAATGCTGTGGTTTTAGGTGGTGCCTCTATCGCGATGGCATATACAATATCAGCAATCATCTGGGTATTTCTACTCGGCACCCTGGTCGCTATCGGCCCAGCCTTGCAGATACGCTTGATGGACGTGGCAGGTGATGCGCAAACCCTGGCCGCTGCCCTGAATCATTCTGCTTTCAATGTCGCCAATGCACTCGGTGCCTGGCTGGGTGGCGTGGTCATCACGATGGGATATGGCTGGACCTCAACTGGCTGGCTGGGCGCATTGTTGGCACTGGGTGGGCTGGCTGTCTTTGGACTGTCGATTAGAAAATAA